Below is a genomic region from Gemmatimonadaceae bacterium.
GCACCGCGCTCACGCTGCTTCGGTTTTGTGTGGTTTACCGGCTTCCGGCTCTCCGGGGGGCGTCGATCACGCGCGTGACCAGGCGGTAGCGGTCCAACACCAGCGATGATCCAGCGGCCCCCGAGCAATCGGGGGCCTTCTTGTTTTCCATTCCGGCGGTCGCGCACGTGCGTCCCGTCACCAGATGTTGCGAGGAGACATCCATGTCCGACACTCCGCTCGTAGCCCGGTCGCACCAACGCGACCGTGCCTCCACCAAAGTCGTGGTGGGGCTCGCGCACGACGATGCCGGCGAGGTCACGATCGGCGATGGGTCGTTCGTGGTCGCGGCCGGTCCTTGTTCGGTGGAGGGCGCGGCGATGATCGTGGAGAGCGCGCGGGCGGTTGCGGCTGGCGGTGCGCGCCTGCTGCGGGGGGGCGCGTTCAAGCCGCGCACGTCGCCGTATGCCTTCCAGGGTTTGGGGTCGGCGGGGCTCGAGCTCCTCGCCGAGGCGCGCGCGGTCACGGGGCTCCCGGTGGTGACCGAGGTGCTGGACGTGCGCCAGGTGGAACTCGTGGCGGGTTACGCCGATGTGTTGCAGGTGGGGGCGCGCAACATGTACAACACGCCGCTCCTGGCGGCGGTGGGCGAGCTGGGGCTCCCGGTCTTGCTCAAGCGCTCCTTCGCGGCCACGGTCCGCGAGCTGATTGCAGCTGCCGAATACATCGCCGTGCGCGGCAATACGCAGGTCATCCTGTGCGAGCGCGGGATTCGCACCTTCGAGTCGTCCACGCGCAACACGCTCGACGTGGCGGCGATCCCCGTCCTCAAGCGTGAGACGCACCTCCCGGTGATCGTCGATCCGTCGCACGCGGCAGGGCGCGCCGAGCTGGTGGCACCGCTCGCCCTTGCCGCGCTGGCCGCCGGGGCCGACGGCCTCATCGTCGAGGTGCACCCCAACCCGGCGCA
It encodes:
- the aroF gene encoding 3-deoxy-7-phosphoheptulonate synthase; its protein translation is MSDTPLVARSHQRDRASTKVVVGLAHDDAGEVTIGDGSFVVAAGPCSVEGAAMIVESARAVAAGGARLLRGGAFKPRTSPYAFQGLGSAGLELLAEARAVTGLPVVTEVLDVRQVELVAGYADVLQVGARNMYNTPLLAAVGELGLPVLLKRSFAATVRELIAAAEYIAVRGNTQVILCERGIRTFESSTRNTLDVAAIPVLKRETHLPVIVDPSHAAGRAELVAPLALAALAAGADGLIVEVHPNPAQARSDAEQSQSFAQFEAMMLQLAAVASALHRPMVPRQEGGRVLPIGTSRRARAACVGSAG